The DNA segment TACTCCACCCAGAGCACGGCGTCGGTGTGCTCCAGCGCGACCCGGATCTTCTCCACGTCGCGGCGGGGGAATCCGACGGCCTCGAAGACGGTGTTGAGGCTGTCGAGGTTGAGGTTGTCGATGGTGCGGTGGAAGGTGAAGCCGCGGGAGGAGAGGGACTCGTCGGAGATGGAGAAAGCGGACACGGCGGCGGAGGCGAAGGGGACGACGTGTCTTTGGTGGGGTCGAGTGGGTTTTACGAGCGGTGGAGTGAAGGGAATGGGGCTACGGAGAAGCATTTCCCGGCGTGTGATTTGGTGTGTAAAAGGAATGGGAAGAGACTGTGGTGTTGGATTGTGATGTGGATTTGAATGTGTGGTTTATGTGTCGCCATGTTTTCCTATTCGTTCTTGTGATTCTATTTCTGAGACTTTAATAAAATATCCGTTTAGTCTATAGTCACTGTTCATGTTGATACATAATATCCTAAACATACGGGTAATACTCAAATCATGCATACGGTTtgtatttttacacataggcgtaattaattatatatttttgacGTTACAAATCATGAGACATTAGATTTATCATTGGGATATTACTCATATTTTAGGTTGAAATGTACTGTCCATGTGATGCATCCAAGGGCTCAATTTTTTTTGCATGTGAGATGTTCACATGAACATCTC comes from the Henckelia pumila isolate YLH828 chromosome 1, ASM3356847v2, whole genome shotgun sequence genome and includes:
- the LOC140876029 gene encoding GCN5-related N-acetyltransferase 1, chloroplastic, with amino-acid sequence MLLRSPIPFTPPLVKPTRPHQRHVVPFASAAVSAFSISDESLSSRGFTFHRTIDNLNLDSLNTVFEAVGFPRRDVEKIRVALEHTDAVLWVEYEKTRKPVAFARATGDGVFNAIIWDVVVDPSFQGIGLGKAVMERLVSDLAEKGIANIALYSEPRVLGFYRPLGFVVDPDGIRGMVYSRKSKKI